A single genomic interval of Nostoc commune NIES-4072 harbors:
- a CDS encoding DUF5615 family PIN-like protein, with amino-acid sequence MNILLILLWLFIEFFSKPYISQKRSILTLNRVDFIRLHRCNSNHFGIIVCTNNRNWEQFAARIDEAVTAEETLQGKLIRVVRPVT; translated from the coding sequence TTGAATATTTTACTAATCCTCCTATGGCTTTTTATTGAGTTTTTCAGCAAGCCCTACATAAGTCAAAAACGCTCAATATTAACTCTCAACAGAGTTGATTTTATCCGTTTGCATCGTTGTAATTCTAACCACTTTGGTATTATCGTTTGCACGAACAATCGTAATTGGGAACAGTTTGCAGCACGGATAGATGAAGCTGTCACAGCAGAAGAAACGTTGCAAGGAAAACTAATTCGTGTGGTACGTCCAGTTACTTGA
- the leuS gene encoding leucine--tRNA ligase yields the protein MKPLEIRDSVDSRYNPAAIEEKWQKTWVELGLDKTPTASNKPKFYALSMFPYPSGSLHMGHVRNYTITDVIARLKRMQGYRVIHPMGWDAFGLPAENAAIDRGVPPAKWTYQNISQMRQQLQRLGLSIDWECELATCSPDYYKWTQWIFLQFLQAGLAYQKEAAVNWDPIDQTVLANEQVDNEGRSWRSGAIVERKLLRQWFFKITDYAEELLNDLDKLTGWPERVKLMQANWIGKSTGAYLEFPIIGIDEKIAVYTTRPDTVYGVSYLVLAPEHPLTKRVTTKEQQAAVEAFIKEVSNQSELERTAEDKPKRGISTGGVAINPFSGEEVPIWIADYVLYEYGTGAVMGVPAHDVRDFKFAKNYDLPINFVIASPDDVAGFDLTPTPEINEVRQVIQIKYNQAYTEPGILINSGSFTGMVSTDAKQAIIEYAEQQGFGKVRVQYRLRDWLISRQRYWGAPIPVIHCPNCGIVPVPDKDLPVQLPEEVEFTGRGGSPLTQLESWVNVPCPTCGTPAKRETDTMDTFIDSSWYFLRFPDAKNEQQVFDSSKINDWMPVDQYVGGIEHAILHLLYSRFFTKVLRDRGLLNFDEPFQRLLTQGMVQGLTYLNPNKGGKDKWIPSNLVNSADPRDPQTGEPLQRLYATMSKSKGNGVAPEDVISKYGIDTARMFILFKAPPEKDLEWDEADVEGQFRFLNRVWRLVTDYVAAGVSRKQAQLADLTKAEKELRRAIHTAIQAVTEDVEDEYQFNTAISELMKLSNALTDADGKNSPIYAEGIRTLVVLLAPFAPHIADELWHLLGEKNSVHTQTWPSFDPAALVADEITLVIQIMGKTRGSIQVPAQADKAALEKYARESEIAQRYIEGKEIKKVIVVPGKLVNFVVS from the coding sequence ATGAAACCATTGGAAATACGTGATTCTGTTGATTCTCGATATAACCCAGCAGCGATTGAGGAAAAATGGCAAAAAACATGGGTAGAACTTGGCTTAGATAAAACGCCGACAGCTAGTAACAAGCCAAAATTCTACGCTTTATCCATGTTCCCTTATCCATCGGGCAGCCTACACATGGGTCATGTCCGTAATTATACGATTACCGATGTGATTGCCCGCCTTAAAAGAATGCAAGGGTATCGAGTAATACATCCAATGGGTTGGGATGCTTTTGGGTTGCCAGCAGAAAATGCCGCCATTGACCGTGGTGTACCGCCAGCAAAGTGGACTTATCAAAATATTTCCCAGATGCGGCAACAATTGCAGCGTCTTGGTTTATCCATTGACTGGGAATGTGAACTTGCTACCTGTTCACCCGATTATTATAAGTGGACGCAATGGATTTTCTTGCAATTTTTACAAGCAGGGTTAGCTTACCAAAAAGAAGCAGCAGTAAATTGGGACCCAATTGACCAAACTGTATTGGCAAATGAGCAAGTCGATAACGAAGGACGTTCTTGGCGCAGTGGCGCAATAGTTGAGCGCAAATTGTTGCGGCAATGGTTTTTCAAGATTACCGATTATGCCGAAGAATTACTCAATGACTTGGATAAGTTAACAGGTTGGCCGGAACGCGTCAAATTGATGCAGGCAAACTGGATTGGCAAATCTACAGGCGCTTACTTAGAATTTCCTATCATTGGGATAGATGAAAAAATCGCCGTGTACACCACACGTCCAGATACCGTTTATGGTGTCAGCTACCTGGTGTTAGCACCAGAACATCCCTTAACAAAGCGTGTCACTACAAAAGAACAACAAGCGGCGGTAGAAGCCTTTATTAAAGAGGTTTCCAATCAAAGTGAGTTGGAACGTACTGCTGAAGATAAACCGAAGCGGGGTATTTCCACAGGTGGGGTGGCAATTAACCCATTTTCAGGCGAAGAAGTGCCGATTTGGATTGCTGACTATGTACTGTATGAATATGGTACTGGGGCAGTAATGGGTGTGCCAGCGCACGATGTCCGGGATTTTAAGTTTGCCAAAAATTACGATTTGCCAATTAATTTTGTCATCGCTTCCCCAGATGATGTTGCAGGTTTTGACTTAACTCCAACACCAGAGATTAATGAAGTCAGACAAGTCATCCAGATTAAATATAACCAGGCATACACTGAACCAGGAATTTTAATTAATTCTGGGTCTTTTACTGGCATGGTTTCCACGGATGCTAAACAAGCGATAATTGAATACGCCGAACAACAAGGTTTTGGTAAAGTGCGGGTGCAATATCGCTTGCGGGATTGGTTAATTTCGCGGCAGCGTTACTGGGGCGCACCAATACCTGTAATTCACTGTCCCAACTGTGGAATAGTGCCAGTGCCTGATAAAGATTTACCAGTCCAGTTGCCGGAAGAGGTGGAATTTACTGGACGTGGTGGTTCACCTTTAACTCAGTTGGAAAGCTGGGTAAATGTGCCTTGTCCAACTTGTGGCACTCCGGCAAAGCGGGAAACTGACACGATGGATACTTTTATTGATTCCTCGTGGTATTTCTTGCGCTTCCCTGACGCTAAAAATGAACAACAGGTTTTTGATTCCAGTAAAATTAATGACTGGATGCCAGTTGATCAGTATGTAGGTGGAATTGAACACGCGATTTTACATTTGTTGTATTCGCGCTTCTTTACTAAGGTACTACGCGATCGCGGTTTGTTAAACTTTGATGAACCCTTCCAACGTTTGTTAACTCAAGGTATGGTACAGGGTTTAACTTACCTAAATCCCAACAAGGGCGGCAAAGATAAATGGATTCCTTCTAATCTGGTAAATTCTGCTGACCCTCGTGACCCCCAGACAGGCGAACCACTGCAACGTCTCTACGCCACCATGTCTAAATCAAAGGGCAACGGTGTAGCACCAGAAGATGTAATTTCCAAATACGGTATAGATACAGCGCGGATGTTCATCTTGTTCAAAGCGCCGCCAGAAAAAGACCTGGAATGGGATGAAGCCGATGTGGAAGGACAATTCCGCTTTTTAAATCGGGTTTGGCGTTTGGTGACAGACTATGTTGCAGCTGGGGTATCCCGTAAGCAAGCCCAACTCGCTGATTTAACTAAGGCAGAAAAGGAATTGCGACGGGCGATTCACACGGCTATTCAAGCGGTGACAGAAGACGTTGAAGACGAATATCAATTCAACACAGCTATTTCAGAATTGATGAAGTTAAGTAACGCTCTAACCGATGCTGACGGAAAAAATTCACCAATTTACGCAGAAGGTATTAGGACTTTAGTGGTATTGCTAGCACCATTTGCACCACATATTGCTGATGAATTGTGGCATTTATTGGGTGAAAAGAATTCAGTTCACACTCAAACTTGGCCGTCATTTGACCCGGCCGCTTTGGTAGCTGATGAAATCACTTTAGTGATTCAAATTATGGGCAAAACTCGCGGCTCGATTCAAGTACCAGCACAAGCAGATAAAGCAGCGTTGGAGAAATACGCCCGTGAATCAGAAATTGCCCAACGTTACATCGAAGGTAAGGAGATTAAAAAGGTAATTGTGGTGCCTGGAAAGTTGGTAAATTTTGTAGTTAGCTAA
- a CDS encoding IS5 family transposase, with protein sequence MYRKAEPTQIPLLSFQLPFEGKLLEDNRWVMMASLIPWSEFEEEYASFFDEKIGAPAKSFRMALGALIIKEKLGISDRETIEQIKENPYLQYFIGMSSYRNEAPFDASMLVHFRERISADLVNTVNQKMVKMMLETTSAQPTEKKIEEKEKEISESATPGRETPLTNLESEPKNRGKLILDATCAPCDISYPTDLGLLNQARKHTEQIIDSLYEQRKGQLEKKPRTYRDIARRDYLEVAKKRRVSQKERRKAIKKQLQYIKRNLSYIEQLILSGATIENFSNRQYKMLLVVAEVYRQQLWLYENQKQSIDDRIVSLTQPHIRPIVRGKAGKPVEFGAKLSASYFDGYVFLDHISWDNFNESGDLKAQVEAYKDYTGFYPESVHVDKIYRTRENRTWCKERAIRISGVPLGRPPKTRSKEKKKQAKDDESIRNCIEGKFGQGKRGFSLGRVMAKLSHTSQTAIAITFLVMNLSTHLSRLFYAFLCQFFKTAPSLQSLISKNYFLSILDNANLSMTIA encoded by the coding sequence ATGTACAGAAAAGCAGAACCAACTCAAATTCCACTCCTTAGCTTTCAACTTCCTTTTGAAGGAAAGTTGTTAGAAGATAATCGTTGGGTAATGATGGCTTCTTTAATACCGTGGTCAGAATTTGAAGAGGAATATGCTTCTTTTTTCGATGAAAAAATAGGAGCGCCAGCCAAATCGTTTCGGATGGCATTAGGTGCATTAATAATCAAAGAGAAACTAGGAATAAGTGATAGGGAAACAATAGAGCAAATCAAGGAGAACCCTTATCTACAGTATTTTATAGGAATGTCATCTTATCGGAATGAAGCTCCATTTGATGCATCAATGTTAGTACATTTTCGAGAAAGGATTAGTGCTGATCTAGTAAACACAGTGAATCAAAAAATGGTGAAGATGATGTTAGAAACAACATCGGCTCAACCAACTGAAAAAAAAATAGAAGAAAAAGAAAAAGAAATAAGTGAGTCAGCCACACCTGGGAGAGAAACCCCACTAACGAACTTGGAGAGTGAGCCAAAAAATCGCGGAAAATTAATATTGGATGCGACTTGTGCGCCTTGTGACATCAGCTACCCCACAGATTTAGGACTATTGAATCAAGCCAGGAAACACACAGAGCAAATTATAGACTCTCTTTATGAACAGAGAAAGGGGCAATTAGAGAAAAAACCAAGAACTTATCGGGATATCGCTAGAAGAGATTATCTAGAAGTAGCAAAAAAACGTCGGGTATCACAAAAAGAAAGAAGAAAAGCGATTAAAAAGCAACTCCAATATATTAAAAGAAACTTATCTTATATTGAGCAGCTAATTCTTTCAGGCGCAACTATTGAAAATTTCAGTAACAGGCAGTACAAGATGTTGCTAGTAGTTGCAGAGGTCTATCGTCAACAACTATGGTTATATGAAAATCAAAAACAAAGTATTGATGACCGTATTGTTAGTTTAACTCAACCACATATCCGTCCAATAGTACGAGGAAAAGCCGGGAAACCCGTGGAATTTGGGGCAAAATTATCAGCTAGTTATTTTGATGGATATGTATTTTTAGACCATATTAGTTGGGATAATTTTAATGAATCAGGAGACTTAAAAGCACAAGTAGAAGCATATAAAGATTACACCGGATTTTATCCAGAATCCGTTCATGTTGATAAGATTTATCGCACAAGAGAAAACCGGACTTGGTGTAAAGAAAGAGCTATTAGAATTAGTGGAGTTCCTTTAGGAAGACCTCCAAAAACTCGGAGTAAAGAAAAAAAGAAGCAAGCCAAAGATGACGAAAGTATTCGTAATTGTATTGAGGGAAAATTTGGGCAAGGTAAAAGAGGATTTAGCCTGGGTAGAGTGATGGCAAAACTTTCTCACACTTCTCAAACTGCAATTGCTATTACTTTTTTAGTAATGAATCTTTCTACTCATTTGTCACGGCTTTTTTATGCTTTTTTATGTCAATTTTTCAAAACTGCGCCTTCTTTACAATCTTTGATTAGTAAAAATTATTTTTTGTCGATACTAGATAATGCAAATTTATCTATGACCATTGCTTGA
- a CDS encoding pirin family protein: protein MSQNTISHLIHDRNARGHAKMGWLDSYHTFSFGSFYDPNRMGFRSLRVINDDRIAPGAGFPTHSHRDMEILTYVLEGAVEHKDSLGTGSVIRPGDAQIMSAGTGISHSEFNPSPTEPLHLLQIWILPDEEGLTPRYEQKAFPLEEKRGKLRLIAAKDGRDGAVTIHQDVDLYTSVLESGDVVNYQVKSGRYAWLQIAQGIVNLNGEELRAGDGVQINGEEQLEISTNIGGEILLFDLA from the coding sequence ATGTCTCAAAATACAATTAGCCATCTAATTCATGATAGAAACGCCCGTGGTCACGCCAAAATGGGCTGGCTCGATAGTTATCACACATTTTCCTTCGGTAGTTTTTACGATCCCAACCGCATGGGATTTCGTTCTCTGCGAGTGATTAACGACGATCGCATCGCCCCTGGTGCTGGATTCCCCACCCACAGCCATCGTGACATGGAAATCCTCACTTATGTCTTAGAAGGTGCTGTAGAGCATAAAGACAGCTTGGGTACTGGGTCAGTAATTCGTCCCGGTGATGCACAGATTATGAGTGCTGGAACTGGAATCAGCCACAGTGAATTTAATCCCTCGCCAACTGAACCACTACACTTGTTACAAATCTGGATTCTTCCCGATGAAGAAGGGTTGACACCAAGATATGAACAAAAAGCTTTTCCATTGGAAGAAAAGCGCGGCAAACTCCGCTTAATTGCTGCTAAAGATGGGCGCGATGGAGCCGTGACAATTCACCAAGATGTTGATTTATACACATCTGTTTTAGAGTCAGGTGATGTTGTTAATTATCAAGTCAAATCTGGTCGCTATGCCTGGTTACAAATAGCCCAAGGTATAGTTAACTTAAATGGTGAAGAACTCAGAGCAGGCGATGGAGTGCAAATCAACGGCGAAGAACAGCTAGAAATTAGCACCAACATCGGTGGCGAAATCTTACTTTTTGATTTAGCGTAA
- a CDS encoding thiol-disulfide oxidoreductase DCC family protein, translating into MNYYVIYDGNCNLCVTLVRSLETLDQGKLFRYSPMQDEQTLLRWGITAQDCEQGMILIDANEPQRRWQGSNAAEEIGRLLPAGSIFVDAYRALPGMKWAGDRFYEQIRDNRYTIFGKRSNTYQSAYCVDGSCN; encoded by the coding sequence ATGAATTACTACGTAATCTACGACGGGAATTGTAATCTCTGCGTTACCTTAGTGCGATCGCTAGAAACCTTAGACCAAGGAAAGCTGTTTCGCTACAGTCCTATGCAAGATGAGCAAACACTTTTACGGTGGGGAATTACAGCTCAAGACTGCGAACAGGGGATGATTTTAATTGATGCCAATGAACCTCAGAGACGTTGGCAAGGTAGTAACGCTGCTGAAGAAATTGGGCGATTATTGCCGGCAGGAAGTATATTTGTAGACGCTTATCGAGCCTTACCGGGCATGAAATGGGCAGGCGATCGCTTTTATGAACAAATCCGCGATAATCGCTACACCATATTTGGTAAGCGTTCTAATACATATCAATCGGCATACTGTGTGGATGGTAGCTGCAATTAA
- a CDS encoding DUF433 domain-containing protein: MTLKELEQQLLALSPGEKLQAIHLLAQSLGNHWQGIEKTPRVCGGEACIAKTRIPVWVLVEARRLGYSDADLLTSYPTITATDLANVWVYAEVHPDEIELAIERNEVA, encoded by the coding sequence GTGACACTCAAAGAGTTAGAACAACAACTTCTTGCCCTCAGTCCTGGTGAAAAGTTGCAGGCTATACATTTACTTGCTCAAAGTCTCGGCAACCATTGGCAAGGAATTGAAAAAACTCCTAGAGTCTGCGGTGGAGAAGCTTGCATCGCTAAAACTCGTATTCCCGTTTGGGTACTTGTGGAAGCTCGCCGTCTTGGATATAGTGATGCTGACCTTTTGACGAGCTATCCAACCATTACAGCTACAGATTTAGCTAATGTTTGGGTATATGCAGAAGTTCATCCCGATGAAATTGAATTGGCAATTGAGCGTAATGAGGTTGCCTAG
- the dps gene encoding DNA starvation/stationary phase protection protein Dps yields the protein MSDNSITSRLYPTRIDIPAQARVQIVVLLNQTLAATSDLKTQAKQAHWNVKGTDFYQLHLLFDELAGELEEYTDMVAERVTALGGYAFGTARAAASNSILPEYPLDILDGKDHVTALSDRYALYAKHLREAIDKTDDLGDLDTADLYTEISRAIDKRLWFLEAHLQVAEIKGENGKAGATKTQKIPAGVK from the coding sequence ATGAGCGATAACAGCATTACATCACGTTTGTACCCTACCCGCATTGACATTCCCGCCCAAGCGCGAGTGCAAATCGTGGTACTTCTCAACCAAACCTTAGCAGCTACTTCGGATTTAAAAACCCAAGCAAAGCAAGCGCACTGGAACGTTAAAGGAACTGACTTCTACCAGCTACACCTATTATTTGATGAACTTGCTGGGGAATTAGAAGAGTATACCGATATGGTAGCTGAACGTGTTACAGCTTTAGGCGGATACGCTTTTGGAACAGCCCGCGCCGCAGCTAGTAATTCAATTTTGCCAGAATATCCTTTAGATATTTTGGATGGTAAAGATCACGTAACAGCTTTGTCAGATCGTTATGCACTCTATGCTAAACATCTGCGTGAAGCGATCGATAAAACAGATGACTTAGGCGACCTCGATACCGCCGACCTTTATACCGAAATTTCTCGCGCCATTGACAAACGACTCTGGTTCTTAGAAGCTCATCTGCAAGTAGCAGAAATTAAAGGAGAGAATGGCAAAGCGGGTGCTACTAAAACTCAAAAGATCCCTGCTGGTGTAAAATAA
- the treZ gene encoding malto-oligosyltrehalose trehalohydrolase, producing MRIGANYLGDGECEFTVWSPLLESVTVQILTPEQQLIPLKPQSEGYWQTKVNDVYPGTLYRYVLNGQDAFADPASQYQPEGVHGPSQIVDQHFEWTDEGWTGVPVESMIFYEVHVGTFTPEGTFTAIIPRLPDLRELGINAIEIMPIAQFPGDTHIEASLTYRNWGYDGVYPYAVQNSYGSPADLKQLVNACHQHGIAVVLDVVYNHFGPEGNYMSQFAPYFTKTYKTPWGEALNFDDAHSQGVRNYFIENALYWLREFHIDALRLDAIQAIYDLGAKHFLWELAEAVHHFSQQGQKWKRHLIAESDMNNPQIIRPVELGGYGLDAQWSDDFHHSLHALLTGDRQGYYQDFGQTAQLAKAYEDTFVYDWKYAPHRKRFHGVSCRDRPLSQFSVCIQNHDQIGNQMKGERLSQRISFEGLKLAAGAVLLSPNLPLLFMGEEYGETAPFIYFVSHSDPDLIQMVRAGRKQEFEAFHYADDPPDPESSETFLKSKLNWELRNDGKHKILWNWYRQLINFRKTHPALLNQDRNSIKATNDEEKELVIVRRWCESSELIFVMNFNSSPVTVNLPFEQNANKLLDSADTSWSGHGSEAPEHLSVGQEFKLQPTSLVLYEKG from the coding sequence GTGAGAATAGGTGCTAACTACTTGGGTGACGGAGAGTGTGAATTTACAGTTTGGTCTCCGCTATTAGAGAGCGTCACTGTACAGATTTTGACGCCAGAACAGCAGTTAATTCCGCTCAAGCCTCAGTCTGAGGGATACTGGCAAACAAAAGTCAACGATGTATATCCAGGGACGCTTTATCGGTATGTCTTAAATGGGCAAGACGCTTTTGCCGATCCTGCGTCGCAGTATCAACCAGAAGGGGTACATGGGCCGTCGCAAATTGTCGATCAACACTTTGAGTGGACTGATGAAGGGTGGACTGGCGTTCCTGTGGAGTCGATGATTTTCTATGAAGTTCACGTTGGGACTTTCACGCCTGAAGGAACTTTTACCGCCATTATTCCCCGCTTACCGGATTTGAGAGAACTGGGAATTAACGCCATTGAAATTATGCCCATCGCCCAGTTTCCGGGAGATACGCATATTGAAGCTTCTTTGACATACCGCAACTGGGGTTATGATGGCGTTTACCCTTATGCGGTGCAAAATTCCTACGGTAGCCCAGCCGATCTAAAGCAACTAGTAAATGCTTGCCACCAACACGGAATTGCCGTAGTGCTGGATGTGGTGTATAACCACTTTGGGCCAGAAGGCAACTATATGAGTCAGTTTGCACCCTACTTTACTAAAACCTATAAAACACCTTGGGGCGAAGCGCTGAATTTCGACGATGCTCATAGTCAAGGCGTGCGAAATTATTTTATCGAAAATGCGCTTTACTGGTTGCGCGAGTTCCATATAGATGCATTGCGGCTGGATGCGATTCAAGCAATTTACGACTTGGGAGCGAAGCATTTTCTGTGGGAACTGGCGGAAGCAGTTCATCATTTTTCACAACAAGGGCAAAAATGGAAACGCCATTTAATTGCTGAAAGTGATATGAATAATCCGCAAATAATTCGTCCAGTAGAATTGGGTGGATATGGTCTTGATGCCCAGTGGAGTGATGATTTTCACCATTCATTGCACGCACTGTTGACAGGCGATCGCCAAGGATATTATCAGGACTTTGGGCAAACTGCTCAGTTGGCAAAAGCTTATGAAGATACTTTTGTCTACGATTGGAAGTACGCACCACATCGTAAGCGTTTTCATGGCGTATCTTGCCGCGATCGCCCTCTATCACAATTTTCTGTCTGTATTCAGAATCACGATCAAATCGGCAATCAAATGAAAGGAGAACGCCTCAGCCAGCGAATCTCTTTTGAGGGATTAAAGTTAGCTGCTGGTGCTGTGCTACTGTCGCCCAACTTACCCCTGTTGTTCATGGGAGAAGAATACGGCGAAACAGCACCCTTCATTTACTTTGTTAGTCACTCCGATCCAGATTTAATTCAAATGGTTCGAGCCGGACGCAAACAAGAATTTGAAGCATTTCACTATGCAGATGATCCCCCAGATCCGGAATCATCAGAAACTTTCCTAAAGTCTAAACTCAATTGGGAATTACGCAATGATGGTAAGCACAAAATTCTCTGGAATTGGTATCGTCAGTTAATTAATTTCCGCAAGACGCATCCAGCACTTTTGAATCAAGACCGCAACTCCATCAAAGCGACTAACGATGAAGAAAAGGAGTTGGTAATTGTGCGTCGTTGGTGTGAATCAAGTGAACTAATATTTGTGATGAATTTCAATTCGTCTCCAGTCACAGTGAATTTGCCGTTTGAGCAAAATGCTAATAAATTGTTAGACTCTGCTGATACCTCATGGTCTGGGCATGGTTCTGAAGCTCCTGAACATCTGTCTGTAGGCCAAGAATTCAAATTGCAACCTACTAGTTTAGTACTTTATGAAAAAGGATAA
- a CDS encoding aldo/keto reductase: protein MRYKLLGKSGLRVSELSLGTMTFGEDWGWGASVDESRKIFDSYAEAGGNFIDTANGYTDGSSEKIVGELIAKERERFVVATKYSFPLQMNNKKGDPNASGNHRKNLIQSLEGSLKRLNTDYIDLFWLHAWDFTTPIEEVLRSLDDVVRQGKVLYIGISDTPAWIVSQANTIAQYQGWTQFVALQIEYSLIQRTPERDLLPMAKALDLAVTPWSPLGGGVLTGKYNQPPQESSEQGRLVNPAFGTISERNLAIAQVVSEVATEIGHTPSQVALAWLHAQSGVIIPIIGARKLTQFQDNLASLNITLSPEHLQRLNEVSQIELGFPHDFLHNDVIRDRLFGGTFNTIENHRI, encoded by the coding sequence ATGAGATACAAACTCTTGGGCAAAAGCGGGTTAAGAGTCTCTGAACTCTCCTTGGGAACCATGACCTTTGGTGAAGATTGGGGTTGGGGTGCATCTGTTGACGAAAGCCGTAAAATCTTCGATAGCTATGCAGAAGCAGGGGGAAATTTCATTGACACCGCCAACGGTTATACCGATGGTAGCAGTGAAAAAATTGTCGGTGAGTTGATTGCTAAAGAACGGGAACGCTTTGTAGTTGCGACAAAATATTCCTTTCCCTTGCAGATGAATAACAAAAAGGGCGACCCTAACGCCAGTGGAAACCATCGCAAAAACTTAATTCAGTCTTTAGAAGGTAGCTTGAAACGACTCAATACTGATTACATTGATTTATTCTGGTTACACGCTTGGGATTTTACAACACCTATTGAAGAAGTCTTGCGATCGCTTGATGATGTAGTTCGTCAAGGTAAAGTACTTTACATTGGTATTTCTGACACACCCGCTTGGATCGTTTCCCAAGCAAATACCATTGCTCAATACCAAGGATGGACGCAGTTTGTCGCTTTACAAATTGAATATAGTTTAATTCAACGAACCCCAGAACGTGACTTGCTACCGATGGCTAAAGCCTTAGATTTAGCAGTAACACCGTGGTCGCCTTTGGGTGGTGGTGTGCTTACAGGTAAATATAATCAGCCTCCTCAAGAGAGTAGTGAACAAGGAAGATTAGTAAATCCAGCCTTTGGAACTATTTCAGAACGGAATTTAGCGATCGCTCAAGTTGTCAGTGAAGTTGCAACCGAAATTGGACACACACCTTCACAAGTAGCATTAGCTTGGTTACATGCTCAAAGTGGTGTAATTATTCCGATAATTGGGGCGCGTAAATTAACGCAGTTTCAAGATAACTTAGCTTCTTTAAATATCACCCTCTCGCCAGAACATTTGCAACGATTAAATGAAGTGAGTCAAATTGAACTGGGTTTTCCCCATGACTTTTTACACAATGATGTTATTCGCGATCGCCTTTTCGGTGGTACATTCAATACTATAGAAAACCACCGTATTTAA